A single genomic interval of Streptomyces sp. BA2 harbors:
- the ettA gene encoding energy-dependent translational throttle protein EttA, with translation MAEYIYTMRKTRKAHGDKVILDDVTLSFLPGAKIGVVGPNGAGKSTVLKIMAGLEQPSNGDAFLSPGYSVGILMQEPQLDESKTVLENVQDGAAEIMGKLKRFNEVAELMATDYSDALMEEMGKLQEDLDHANAWDLDAQLEQAMDALGCPPGDWPVTTLSGGEKRRVALCKLLIEAPDLLLLDEPTNHLDAESVNWLEQHLAKYAGCVIAVTHDRYFLDNVAQWILELDRGRAIAYEGNYSTYLEKKQTRLKVEGRKDEKRAKRLKEELEWVRSNAKGRQAKSKARLARYEEMAAEADKMRKLDFEEIQIPPGPRLGSIVVEVENLSKAFGDKVLVDDLSFSLPRNGIVGIIGPNGAGKTTLFKMIQGLEEPDSGSIKVGDTVKVSYVDQGRANIDPKKTLWAVVSDELDYINVGQVEMPSRAYVSAFGFKGPDQQKPAGVLSGGERNRLNLALTLKEGGNLLLLDEPTNDLDVETLSSLENALLEFPGAAVVISHDRWFLDRVATHILAYEGDSSWYWFEGNFESYEKNKIERLGADAARPHRATYKKLTRG, from the coding sequence TTGGCTGAGTACATCTACACCATGCGCAAGACGCGCAAGGCGCACGGCGACAAGGTGATTCTCGATGACGTCACCTTGAGCTTCCTCCCTGGCGCGAAGATCGGTGTCGTGGGCCCCAACGGCGCCGGTAAGTCCACGGTGCTGAAGATCATGGCCGGGCTCGAGCAGCCGTCCAACGGTGACGCGTTCCTCTCGCCCGGTTACAGCGTCGGCATCCTCATGCAGGAGCCGCAGCTCGACGAGTCGAAGACCGTCCTGGAGAACGTCCAGGACGGCGCCGCCGAGATCATGGGCAAGCTCAAGCGCTTCAACGAGGTCGCCGAGCTCATGGCGACCGACTACTCGGACGCGCTCATGGAAGAGATGGGCAAGCTCCAGGAGGACCTGGACCACGCCAACGCATGGGACCTCGACGCCCAGCTCGAGCAGGCCATGGACGCGCTCGGCTGCCCGCCCGGCGACTGGCCCGTCACCACCCTCTCCGGCGGTGAGAAGCGCCGCGTCGCGCTCTGCAAGCTCCTCATCGAGGCGCCCGACCTGCTGCTCCTCGACGAGCCCACCAACCACCTCGACGCCGAGTCGGTGAACTGGCTGGAGCAGCACCTCGCGAAGTACGCGGGCTGCGTCATCGCCGTCACCCACGACCGGTACTTCCTCGACAACGTCGCCCAGTGGATCCTTGAGCTCGACCGTGGTCGCGCCATCGCCTACGAGGGCAACTACTCCACGTACCTGGAGAAGAAGCAGACCCGTCTCAAGGTCGAGGGCCGCAAGGACGAGAAGCGCGCCAAGCGCCTCAAGGAAGAGCTCGAGTGGGTGCGGTCCAACGCCAAGGGGCGTCAGGCCAAGTCCAAGGCCCGTCTCGCGCGCTACGAGGAAATGGCCGCCGAGGCGGACAAGATGCGGAAGCTGGACTTCGAGGAGATCCAGATTCCGCCGGGCCCGCGGCTGGGTTCGATCGTCGTCGAGGTCGAGAATCTGTCGAAGGCCTTCGGTGACAAGGTGCTTGTCGACGACCTCAGCTTCTCGCTGCCGCGCAACGGCATCGTCGGCATCATCGGTCCGAACGGCGCGGGCAAGACCACGCTGTTCAAGATGATCCAGGGCCTGGAGGAGCCGGACTCCGGCAGCATCAAGGTCGGCGACACGGTCAAGGTCAGCTACGTCGACCAGGGCCGCGCCAACATCGACCCGAAGAAGACCCTCTGGGCCGTGGTGAGCGACGAGCTCGACTACATCAATGTCGGGCAGGTCGAGATGCCCTCGCGGGCGTACGTCTCCGCCTTCGGCTTCAAGGGGCCGGACCAGCAGAAGCCTGCCGGTGTGCTCTCCGGTGGTGAGCGCAACCGCCTCAACCTGGCGCTGACCCTCAAGGAGGGCGGCAACCTCCTCCTCCTCGACGAGCCGACGAACGACCTCGACGTCGAGACCCTGTCGTCGCTCGAGAACGCACTGCTCGAGTTCCCCGGTGCGGCTGTCGTGATCTCCCACGACCGGTGGTTCCTTGACCGAGTCGCCACGCACATCCTCGCCTACGAGGGTGACTCCTCGTGGTACTGGTTCGAGGGCAACTTCGAGTCGTACGAGAAGAACAAGATCGAGCGCTTGGGCGCCGACGCGGCCCGTCCGCACCGTGCCACTTACAAGAAGCTCACCCGAGGCTGA
- a CDS encoding Cys-Gln thioester bond-forming surface protein encodes MLSAFSAFSGGRACSAPSRGRRGAARLAAVTLATGALAAGAIATAGPAAAEEAPQRRGGAVATLGGLQTYGQAVVRDNGESQQVPAGLFEMSVDGGGTLQTYCIDIHNPTQKDAEYQETPWSGTSLNGNKDAGRIRWILQNSYPQVNDLAALAHKAGTRALTEQAAAVGTQVAIWRYSDGAEVEAVDPQAEKLADYLYKSARGSAEPKASLTLDPPAVSGRAGERVGPVTVRTDADAVSVTPPADSVASGVKVVGKDGKPVTSAANGSRLFFDIPKDAPDGSAALAVQASTTIPVGRAFASETRSQTQILAGSSESTVSASASATWAKEGAIPALSAEKNCAKSGVDITASNKGDRPFTFRLMGAKHTIEAGASRTVTIPLQEDQPYDFTIKGPNGFEKRFKGVLDCQTEGSAIGSKTEPVSDPSPASAGGTSTGGGDLAETGGSSATPMIAGIAVLMVVLGAAAMFLLRKKKDPTATETPTED; translated from the coding sequence GTGTTGTCGGCGTTCTCTGCCTTCTCCGGGGGCCGTGCGTGCTCTGCCCCGTCCCGGGGGAGACGAGGCGCAGCGCGCCTCGCCGCGGTGACGCTGGCGACCGGAGCCCTCGCGGCGGGCGCGATAGCCACCGCGGGCCCCGCCGCGGCGGAAGAGGCTCCGCAGCGCCGGGGCGGAGCCGTCGCGACGCTGGGCGGGCTCCAGACGTACGGCCAGGCCGTCGTCCGTGACAACGGGGAGAGCCAGCAGGTGCCCGCAGGCCTCTTCGAGATGTCCGTGGACGGCGGCGGCACCCTGCAGACGTACTGCATCGACATCCACAACCCCACGCAGAAGGACGCGGAGTACCAGGAGACCCCCTGGAGCGGCACTTCGCTGAACGGCAACAAGGACGCGGGCAGGATCCGCTGGATCCTGCAGAACTCCTACCCGCAGGTGAACGACCTCGCCGCGCTGGCCCACAAGGCGGGCACACGGGCACTGACCGAGCAGGCGGCGGCGGTCGGCACGCAGGTGGCGATCTGGCGCTACTCGGACGGCGCCGAGGTGGAGGCGGTCGACCCGCAGGCCGAGAAGCTCGCGGACTACCTCTACAAGAGCGCTCGCGGTTCGGCGGAGCCCAAGGCGTCGCTGACCCTCGACCCGCCCGCGGTCTCCGGGCGCGCGGGGGAGCGGGTCGGTCCGGTCACCGTGCGGACGGACGCGGACGCCGTGTCCGTGACCCCGCCCGCGGACTCCGTGGCCAGCGGAGTGAAGGTCGTCGGCAAGGACGGCAAGCCCGTCACCTCCGCGGCCAACGGCAGCCGGCTGTTCTTCGACATCCCCAAGGACGCCCCGGACGGCTCGGCGGCGCTCGCCGTACAGGCGTCGACCACGATTCCGGTCGGCCGGGCCTTCGCCTCCGAGACCCGGAGCCAGACACAGATCCTCGCGGGCTCCAGCGAGTCCACGGTCTCCGCGAGTGCGAGCGCCACCTGGGCCAAGGAGGGCGCGATACCGGCGCTGTCCGCGGAGAAGAACTGCGCCAAGAGCGGCGTGGACATCACGGCGAGCAACAAGGGCGACCGGCCGTTCACCTTCCGCCTCATGGGCGCCAAGCACACCATCGAGGCCGGCGCGTCGCGAACGGTGACGATCCCGCTTCAGGAGGACCAGCCCTACGACTTCACGATCAAGGGCCCGAACGGCTTCGAGAAGCGGTTCAAGGGCGTACTCGACTGCCAGACCGAGGGCAGCGCGATCGGCAGCAAGACAGAGCCGGTGTCCGACCCGAGCCCGGCATCAGCGGGAGGCACGAGCACAGGCGGCGGCGACCTCGCGGAAACGGGCGGCTCCAGCGCGACCCCGATGATCGCCGGAATAGCGGTCCTCATGGTCGTACTCGGCGCGGCAGCGATGTTCCTCCTCCGCAAGAAGAAGGACCCGACGGCCACGGAGACGCCGACCGAGGACTGA
- a CDS encoding VWA domain-containing protein, whose protein sequence is MANFSKSNVPQFSVDVYQNEYLPEGGREVNAIATVTSTGGGTVGSAVSAPHLYSAGQTPDAAVAIMVDCSGSMDYPPTKMRGARDATAAAIDAVRDGVHFAVIGGTHVAKEVYPGNGGLAVADSRTREQAKQALRKLSAGGGTAIGTWLRLADRLLASADVSIRHGIVLTDGRNEHESPEDLQASLDACAGRFTCDARGVGTDWEVKEVTGIASALLGTADIVADPSGLSADFTQMMEAAMGKEVADVSLRLWTPMGAEIKFVKQVAPTVEELTDRRTEAGPRAGDYPTGSWGDESRDYHICVEVPNAELGQEMLAARVSLIVPQPDGSAQTLSQGLVRAVWTDDMSASTSINPQVAHYTGQAELAQVIQQGLDARKSGDMDGATAKLGRAVQLASASGNEDTAKLLSKVVDVVDAVAGTVRLKARVAEADEMTLETRSTKTVRVKK, encoded by the coding sequence ATGGCCAACTTCTCGAAGTCGAACGTGCCGCAGTTCTCGGTCGACGTGTACCAGAACGAGTACCTCCCGGAGGGCGGCCGCGAGGTCAACGCGATCGCCACGGTCACCTCGACCGGCGGGGGCACGGTGGGGTCCGCGGTGAGCGCCCCGCACCTCTACTCGGCGGGGCAGACCCCGGACGCGGCCGTGGCGATCATGGTCGACTGTTCAGGATCGATGGACTATCCGCCGACGAAGATGCGCGGCGCCCGTGACGCCACGGCCGCCGCCATCGACGCCGTACGTGACGGAGTCCACTTCGCGGTGATCGGCGGCACCCATGTCGCCAAGGAGGTCTATCCGGGAAACGGCGGCCTCGCGGTCGCCGACTCACGGACCCGGGAGCAGGCCAAGCAGGCGCTGCGCAAGCTCAGCGCGGGCGGCGGCACGGCGATCGGCACCTGGCTGCGCCTGGCCGACCGGCTCCTGGCCTCGGCCGATGTCTCGATACGGCACGGAATCGTGCTGACGGACGGCCGCAATGAACACGAGTCACCTGAGGACCTCCAGGCCTCCCTCGACGCCTGCGCGGGCCGCTTCACCTGCGACGCCCGCGGTGTCGGCACCGACTGGGAGGTCAAGGAGGTCACCGGCATCGCCTCGGCGCTCCTCGGCACGGCCGACATCGTCGCCGACCCCTCGGGGCTCTCCGCCGACTTCACGCAGATGATGGAGGCGGCGATGGGCAAGGAGGTCGCCGACGTCAGCCTGCGGCTGTGGACGCCGATGGGCGCGGAGATCAAGTTCGTCAAGCAAGTGGCGCCCACGGTCGAGGAGTTGACCGACCGCCGTACGGAGGCGGGACCGCGCGCCGGTGACTATCCCACGGGGTCCTGGGGCGATGAGTCCCGCGACTACCACATCTGTGTCGAGGTGCCGAACGCCGAGCTGGGCCAGGAGATGCTCGCGGCCCGCGTCTCGCTGATCGTGCCGCAGCCGGACGGCAGCGCACAGACGCTCTCGCAGGGTCTGGTGCGGGCCGTGTGGACGGATGACATGTCCGCTTCGACGTCGATCAACCCGCAGGTGGCGCACTACACCGGCCAGGCGGAACTGGCCCAGGTGATCCAGCAGGGCCTCGATGCGCGCAAGTCGGGAGATATGGACGGAGCAACGGCCAAACTGGGCCGTGCCGTTCAGCTCGCCAGCGCCTCGGGCAACGAGGACACCGCGAAGCTGCTTTCGAAGGTGGTCGACGTGGTCGACGCCGTGGCAGGTACTGTTCGATTGAAGGCGAGGGTTGCCGAGGCCGACGAGATGACTCTCGAGACGCGGTCCACGAAGACGGTTCGCGTGAAGAAGTAG
- a CDS encoding globin, protein MDGVKEIPRGTLQEQTFYEQVGGEETFRRLVHFFYQGVAEDPLLRPMYPEEDLGPAEERLALFLMQYWGGPRTYSDNRGHPRLRMRHAPFTVDRAAHDAWLKHMRSAVEELKLSEEHERTLWNYLTYAAASMVNSEG, encoded by the coding sequence ATGGACGGTGTGAAAGAGATCCCGCGCGGCACGCTTCAGGAGCAGACCTTCTACGAACAGGTCGGCGGCGAGGAGACCTTCAGGCGCCTGGTGCACTTCTTCTACCAGGGAGTCGCGGAGGACCCGCTGCTGCGGCCGATGTACCCGGAGGAGGATCTGGGCCCGGCCGAGGAGCGCCTCGCGCTGTTCCTGATGCAGTACTGGGGCGGCCCTCGCACGTACAGCGACAACCGCGGCCACCCCCGGCTGCGGATGCGTCACGCCCCGTTCACCGTCGACAGGGCCGCGCACGACGCCTGGCTGAAGCACATGCGGAGCGCCGTCGAGGAGCTGAAGCTCTCCGAGGAGCACGAGCGGACGCTGTGGAACTACCTGACGTACGCGGCGGCGTCCATGGTCAACTCCGAGGGCTGA
- a CDS encoding methyltransferase domain-containing protein, whose product MGPTVDPLLAAEAGSALVREIEASGAWTRDPGLRAAFEHVPRHLFVPYYYVASSGGGYERLWGEDPDPARRARWLRGAYADAPLATRVRDGELLSSSSQPSLMAKMLEELDLRDGDCDVLEIGAGTGYNAALLAHRVGDEHVTTVDLDPEITESARRHLTAAGYHPAVVTGDGTAGCPERAPYDRIIATCTLASVPRPWLAQSRPGARILTPLATGLIALTVRDAEHAEGRFLHTPAYFVPLRGGSRRAPHEQHLGGLPRRALQNELFRFLLELTAGSLDPYEALALWQREDRPVRERFGVTVSGPHEWAWLDDPEGPYAWPLA is encoded by the coding sequence ATGGGACCCACAGTCGACCCACTGCTCGCCGCGGAGGCCGGATCCGCCCTGGTGCGCGAGATCGAGGCGAGCGGTGCCTGGACGCGGGACCCCGGCCTTCGCGCCGCGTTCGAGCACGTCCCACGGCACCTCTTCGTGCCGTACTACTACGTCGCGTCCTCGGGCGGCGGCTACGAACGCCTCTGGGGCGAGGACCCCGACCCCGCACGCCGGGCACGCTGGCTGCGCGGCGCCTACGCGGACGCCCCGCTCGCCACCCGCGTACGGGACGGAGAGCTGCTCTCGTCCAGCAGCCAGCCCTCCCTGATGGCGAAGATGCTGGAGGAGCTCGACCTGCGCGACGGGGACTGCGACGTCCTGGAGATCGGCGCGGGCACCGGCTACAACGCGGCCCTGCTCGCCCACCGGGTCGGCGATGAGCACGTGACCACCGTCGATCTGGACCCGGAGATCACCGAGTCCGCGCGGCGGCACCTCACGGCAGCCGGGTACCACCCGGCGGTCGTCACCGGTGACGGCACCGCGGGGTGTCCCGAGCGCGCTCCGTACGACCGGATCATCGCGACCTGCACCCTGGCCTCCGTGCCGCGCCCCTGGCTGGCGCAGAGCCGCCCCGGCGCCCGCATCCTGACCCCGCTGGCCACCGGCCTGATCGCGCTGACGGTGCGGGACGCCGAGCACGCCGAGGGCCGCTTCCTGCACACCCCCGCGTACTTCGTGCCCCTGCGGGGAGGCAGCAGAAGGGCCCCGCACGAGCAGCACCTCGGGGGGCTGCCGCGCAGGGCCCTGCAGAACGAACTCTTCCGCTTCTTGCTGGAGCTGACCGCGGGCAGCCTCGACCCCTACGAGGCCCTCGCCCTGTGGCAGCGCGAGGACCGGCCGGTGCGCGAGCGGTTCGGGGTCACCGTCAGCGGGCCGCACGAGTGGGCCTGGCTCGACGACCCCGAAGGGCCGTACGCCTGGCCACTCGCGTGA
- a CDS encoding FHA domain-containing protein — MPTCPNGHQSGSDDWCEVCGHRMAGAVPPPPPPPPPGAPGYGYPPPPGPGQDSGYGYPQQNQGRPHLSSVPDQAAEAELCPQCRTPREANAPFCEECRWNFLTNTATSYTPAAPHPPAPNPAQQFQQPPGGQPGQPGTQPGQDPFGYQGSRPSQMNRPAEPIPPFGNGNPSGQVPPPYGGEAPPPPYSGDPSGQPPQAFQQQGPPAPPAFPQETGTPPPPPGPSFGGGDDWVLPPPSSSAPAPGAPQAPEQGEWGQPQPGQQPPQQTQAPQGPPGYQAVPGPGTGTVSWSATIGPDREYFMAMMHRSGPEASGLNLPAYSPEQQRPLAGNQITIGRRRHSTGDTPDIDLSVPPEDPGVSHQHAVLVQQPDGTWAVVDQNSTNGTTVNNGEEPIQPFVPVPLQDGDRVHVGAWTTITIRHS, encoded by the coding sequence ATGCCGACCTGCCCGAACGGACACCAGTCGGGTTCCGACGACTGGTGCGAGGTCTGCGGTCACCGCATGGCCGGTGCCGTACCGCCGCCGCCTCCCCCGCCGCCCCCGGGCGCGCCGGGCTACGGCTATCCGCCGCCGCCCGGCCCCGGCCAGGACTCCGGATACGGCTATCCCCAGCAGAACCAGGGCCGCCCGCACCTGTCGTCCGTGCCGGACCAGGCCGCCGAGGCCGAGCTCTGCCCGCAGTGCCGCACGCCCCGCGAGGCGAACGCGCCGTTCTGCGAGGAGTGCCGCTGGAACTTCCTGACGAACACGGCGACCTCGTACACCCCGGCCGCCCCGCACCCGCCCGCGCCGAACCCGGCGCAGCAGTTCCAGCAGCCGCCGGGCGGCCAGCCCGGCCAGCCCGGCACCCAGCCCGGCCAGGATCCGTTCGGATACCAGGGCTCGCGGCCCTCGCAGATGAACCGTCCCGCCGAGCCGATCCCGCCGTTCGGCAACGGCAACCCGTCCGGTCAGGTGCCCCCGCCGTACGGCGGCGAGGCGCCCCCGCCGCCCTACAGCGGCGACCCGTCGGGCCAGCCTCCGCAGGCGTTCCAGCAGCAGGGTCCGCCGGCGCCGCCCGCGTTCCCGCAGGAGACGGGGACCCCTCCGCCTCCGCCCGGCCCGTCCTTCGGCGGCGGTGACGACTGGGTGCTCCCGCCGCCCTCGTCGTCCGCTCCGGCGCCCGGCGCCCCGCAGGCTCCCGAGCAGGGCGAGTGGGGCCAGCCGCAGCCGGGCCAGCAGCCGCCTCAGCAGACGCAGGCGCCACAGGGCCCTCCCGGCTATCAGGCGGTGCCCGGTCCCGGCACCGGCACGGTCTCCTGGTCAGCGACGATCGGTCCTGACCGTGAGTACTTCATGGCGATGATGCACCGCAGCGGTCCCGAGGCGTCGGGCCTGAACCTGCCCGCGTACTCGCCCGAGCAGCAGCGCCCGCTGGCCGGCAACCAGATCACCATCGGCCGCCGCAGGCACTCCACCGGCGACACCCCGGACATCGACCTGTCGGTGCCGCCGGAGGACCCGGGCGTATCGCACCAGCACGCGGTCCTGGTCCAGCAGCCGGACGGCACCTGGGCGGTCGTCGACCAGAACTCGACCAACGGCACCACGGTCAACAACGGCGAGGAGCCCATCCAGCCGTTCGTCCCTGTGCCGCTCCAGGACGGCGACCGGGTGCACGTGGGCGCCTGGACGACGATCACGATCCGGCACAGCTGA
- a CDS encoding PP2C family protein-serine/threonine phosphatase, whose amino-acid sequence MSQMHQQTAGAGSTCPGCEEPLESGDLFCGACGYDLSAQPAGSDDRPTVAMNGSSSAPPPDASSQWPIAPDVDSSDMPVPAHLPTDLPVTESSGGELSPNAGDVRTDAPVAQPAEPDEYPLPAPGSPPEPADPRTVAPPDPTPPAGTKLCVACRSGRVDPDGYCENCGHAQPRERDHMEQELDAVAAVSDRGLRHHRNEDAFAISSAALPDGSPAVVAIVCDGVSSATRPDEASLAASRAANESLLSALPRGTHPQQAMHDAILAASDAVNALAAEPTQAREHSPHQNAPACTLVGSIVAGGLLVVGWVGDSRAYWVPDDRSGPTVRLTEDDSWAAQMVAAGLMNEAEAYADERAHAITGWLGADAYELEPHTASFKPDRAGVVVVCTDGLWNYAEAVEEMAQAVPVDSALRPLHSAQVLVGHALDGGGHDNVTVAILPFRLVPQGAGSA is encoded by the coding sequence ATGTCGCAGATGCACCAGCAGACTGCCGGGGCAGGTTCCACGTGCCCCGGCTGCGAAGAGCCGCTGGAATCGGGTGACCTGTTCTGCGGGGCGTGCGGGTACGACCTGTCGGCGCAGCCGGCCGGGTCGGACGACCGCCCCACCGTCGCGATGAACGGCTCGTCGTCGGCGCCACCGCCGGACGCGTCGTCGCAGTGGCCCATCGCCCCGGACGTGGACAGCTCCGACATGCCGGTGCCCGCGCACCTGCCCACCGACCTGCCGGTCACGGAGTCGTCGGGCGGCGAGCTCTCCCCGAACGCGGGGGACGTACGGACCGACGCCCCCGTCGCGCAGCCCGCCGAGCCGGACGAGTACCCCCTGCCCGCCCCCGGCTCCCCGCCGGAGCCCGCGGACCCCAGGACGGTCGCGCCACCCGACCCCACGCCGCCCGCGGGCACCAAGCTCTGCGTGGCGTGCCGTTCGGGCCGCGTGGACCCGGACGGCTACTGCGAGAACTGCGGGCACGCCCAGCCGCGCGAGCGCGACCACATGGAGCAGGAGCTCGACGCGGTCGCCGCGGTCAGCGACCGGGGCCTGCGCCACCACCGCAACGAGGACGCGTTCGCCATCTCGTCGGCCGCGCTGCCGGACGGCTCCCCCGCCGTCGTCGCGATCGTCTGTGACGGCGTCTCGTCCGCGACCCGCCCCGACGAGGCCTCGCTCGCCGCGTCCCGCGCGGCCAACGAATCGCTCCTGTCCGCCCTGCCGCGCGGCACGCACCCGCAGCAGGCCATGCACGACGCGATCCTGGCGGCGTCCGACGCCGTCAACGCCCTTGCCGCGGAGCCCACTCAGGCCAGGGAGCACTCCCCGCACCAGAACGCGCCCGCGTGCACGCTCGTCGGTTCGATCGTCGCCGGTGGCCTCCTGGTCGTCGGCTGGGTCGGCGACAGCCGTGCCTACTGGGTCCCCGACGACCGCAGCGGCCCGACGGTCCGGCTCACCGAGGACGACTCGTGGGCCGCGCAGATGGTGGCCGCGGGCCTGATGAACGAGGCGGAGGCGTACGCCGACGAGCGCGCCCACGCCATCACGGGATGGCTCGGCGCCGACGCGTACGAACTGGAGCCGCACACCGCTTCCTTCAAGCCGGACCGTGCGGGTGTAGTGGTCGTATGCACGGACGGACTCTGGAACTACGCGGAGGCGGTGGAGGAAATGGCACAGGCCGTGCCCGTCGACTCCGCCCTGCGCCCGCTGCACAGCGCCCAGGTGCTGGTCGGCCACGCGCTGGACGGCGGTGGCCACGACAACGTAACAGTGGCGATTCTGCCGTTCCGTCTCGTGCCGCAAGGGGCAGGATCGGCCTAG
- a CDS encoding acyl-CoA thioesterase, with protein sequence MSRHIYSCPLRWSDMDAFGHVNNAVFLRYLEEARIDFMFRLAPGDGSPSFSGGSVVARHEIDYVRPLVHRHSPVTIESWVTKIGAASLTISYEVKDPEQVYVRATTIVVPFNLEAQRPRRITAEEKAVLLTFMDDATDDGAEALVA encoded by the coding sequence ATGAGTCGGCATATTTACAGCTGCCCCCTCCGGTGGTCGGACATGGATGCCTTCGGGCACGTCAACAACGCCGTCTTCCTGCGGTACTTGGAAGAGGCGCGGATCGACTTCATGTTCCGGCTCGCACCGGGGGACGGCAGCCCGTCGTTCTCGGGCGGGTCCGTCGTGGCCCGCCATGAGATCGACTACGTACGGCCGTTGGTCCACCGGCACTCGCCGGTGACCATCGAGTCGTGGGTGACGAAGATAGGCGCTGCCTCGCTCACCATCTCGTACGAGGTCAAGGACCCCGAGCAGGTGTACGTGCGGGCCACGACGATAGTCGTCCCCTTCAACCTGGAGGCGCAGCGGCCGCGGCGGATCACCGCCGAGGAGAAGGCCGTGCTCCTGACGTTCATGGACGACGCCACCGACGACGGTGCGGAGGCGCTCGTCGCATGA